Within Micromonospora narathiwatensis, the genomic segment GTGTCGCTGAAGGTTTCGCGGGCCACTGTCGTCTGCATTGCAATGGTTTTGATGGCTACGCTTCAGCTGATTTCCGTAGCCGGCTAAACCCTAGTCATGGACTTACCCAGGGAGAACGGGTAGGGCTACCACTCCCTGGGTAAGAGCCCGACATGACTGAAGGGAAGCAGGTTGCGAGCGTTGATGAAGGGCATGCCCGTCCGCGTGGACTCGACGATAAGACCGTTGAAGCCTTGGGTGAGCTGAGTAAAGCGCTGGAGACGATCCACCGGGTACGGGGGCACCTGTATTCGGCCCACCAGCTCGTCGGCGGGGCGGACCTGACCCTTGACCGGGTGGTAATGCTGCTCCGCGAGGCGGGGCACGACGAGGTGGCCGACCGGGTCGAGCACGAGCTGTTGGGGCGCAACGTGCTACCCGGGCGGTGGACGTTCCAAATCGTGGAGGAGTTCGACGACGGCTACTACGCGGCGTTCCAGGAGATTGAGCGGGGCGCCCGGGAACGCTTGGCCGGCGGACGGCGGCACATCTACGAGGCAGAGATGAAGCAGCGGCGGCGTACCCACGGGATGCCGGGGCACGAGGCTACGCCAGAGGCGTGAGCGGTAGGCCGTGCGGGAGCATTGAGGCTAGGGCGTTGGCTCTGGCCTCGACGATCCTCATGCGCGCCTGATACTCGGCTGGTTCCCGGTGTGCTGCGTGGCCGGTGACCTGACCGGGCCACTTGCGGTAGAGCAGGCCGTATTCGCGGGTGAAGTAGCCCTCGCTGACCGCGTTTGCGGCGAGCAGCAGGCCGGTATCCTCGGAGGCGGGCAGGGCCATCCAGCCGCCCAGGGCAAAGACGAGATCCCGCCGCAGGCACAGGGTCGCCGGATGCACGGATGCCCGGTAGTCGTTGGCCTGCCAGAACGACAGGACGGCACCGCGGGCGATGAGGCCGCCGGCCGGGTCCTTGTCCCATCCGGCGGTCGACCCGTCGGGCAGCAGGTCGAGTACCCGCGAGGTGGTCCAGCCGATCTGCGGGTGCGCGTCGAACGCGGCGATGTCCCGGGCGAGCGCGCCGGGGGTCAACTGGTCGTCAGCGTCCAGGACCTTGATGAGTTCTCCGGAAACTCGGGAAAGGGCGAGGGTACGGGCAACACCAGGCCCGCCGGCGCGGCCGGAGCCGACACTGATCCGGGGATCGTCGGGCAGCACGTCGACCAGGGCGCCGGTCTGCCCGTCCTCCTGGACGAGCCACTGCCAGTCCCAGCCACCGGGCATCTCCTGCTTCACCAGCGACGCGTAGGTGTCCGCCAGATACGGGATGCTGGGCGTGTGAACCGGAGTGATCACTGAGACGAGCTGAGTCAAGTTTTCCACCTTAGCAAGTGGTGCGAGTAGACAAGCTCCGTCCGGTCACCCGGCATCACCACGTCGGCGACCTCGACGACCCGGCCGGTGGTGTCGATCGAGGTCTTGCGCACAGTGAGCACGGAGACGCCCGGGTCGATGTCCAACAGCTCGGCCTCATCCGGTGACGGCGGACGGGCACGGATCTCGTCTTCGATCCGGTCCAGCTCGATGCCGAGCGTATAGAGCTGATGCTGCGTGCCCCCAGGCCAGGGCTCCTTGCCCGCGTCGAGCAGGTCCGGGTTCGCGGCCACCAGGTCATAGGGCAGGTAGGAGTACGACATGGTCAACGGCGCGTTCTCGTGCCGGGAGGAGGTCCAGTAGACCCTGCGCAGCAGCGGGGTACCTGGCTCGACCCGCAGCGCCGCCGCCATGTCCGCATCCGCTTCCACGCGGGTGTACTCGGCGTGGAACTTGAGGTCATCGACGGTCAGGCCGGTGTCGTGCTCGATGGCGCCGGTCTTCAACCGCTCGGCCTCGTCGAGCAGGACCCGGTCCTTCTCCCACTGGTAGCGCTCGGCGTTGCGACGGCGTACCCGCTGGCGGGGTGCCCGCACATAGGTGCCGCGCCCCTGCTCCGCGCGGACCAGGCCCCATTCCCGGAGCTGCCGGATCGCGTTGCGCACGCTGGTGCGAGACAGGCCGGACGACTCGGCTAGCTCCGTCTCGCTCGGCATCAGCGTGCCGGGGGCCAGCTCCCCGCTCATGATCTTCGCCCGCAACTCCTCCGCGAGTTGCAGGTAACGAGGGCGCCAGTCCCGGCCATGCACACCGGTCACCGTACCCCCTAGACGTTCCAACGTCTGCCAGGTGGTCCCCCCGGCCGGCCGCTCGGGTACCGGGGTGATGGCCGCCGCGGGCCGCTTCGTCTGCTGCCTGCTCAGCGAGGGCCTTAGGCTGGTGAGCCGCCGGTCAGTGGTGCTCATCGTCGCTCTCCAGAGGCCGACCTTTGGTCATCATCATCAGCCGGGCATAGGTCAGTTCGTAGATGAGCCGGTCCAGCTGGACCCGGGAGAGCAGGATCGATTGGGTAGCACCGTTCCTGGTCGCGTCGAGCTTCACGGCCAGGTCCCGACGCGCGAACCGGTCGAGCAGCAGTTGGAGGCTGATCCATCCGGTGCGCTCCCGCCCGATGGTGGCGGTCATGCCTCGGTGCATCGGATCATTCGGCCCGCAGCCCCGGCACCACTTCGGGCACGTGGCCGGCGCGGCCGACGGCCTGCTCTCAGCCGCACCCCGGCGCTTACTCATCGTCGCTCCCGGCATGGCCGCCGGCCTGGGCAAGCAGACCCCGAAGCCGCTCGACCAGTTGGGCGGCCTGCGCCAGCGACAGTTCAGCCCAGGCGTTCCCGGCCCGGCACGTCGCGTGCATCGCGATCAGCGGCGCTCGGTCGTCGGCACCGATGAGGTACGTGACCACGACGCCGCCGGCCCTGGTGTCGCCGAACCGGTACATCGGGCCGCGATGACGGCGCGCCATGTGCGTCATCAGCGGCGGCACCAGGTGGCCACAGCGGTCCGGGGCGCACCAGTTCGGGTGGCTGGTGACGCCGGCCGGCTTGCTCGTACGCGTCATCGTGGCCACCGCCCACCATTGCCCCGATAGATCTGCCCAAGGGTCATCA encodes:
- a CDS encoding GntR family transcriptional regulator, with amino-acid sequence MTGVHGRDWRPRYLQLAEELRAKIMSGELAPGTLMPSETELAESSGLSRTSVRNAIRQLREWGLVRAEQGRGTYVRAPRQRVRRRNAERYQWEKDRVLLDEAERLKTGAIEHDTGLTVDDLKFHAEYTRVEADADMAAALRVEPGTPLLRRVYWTSSRHENAPLTMSYSYLPYDLVAANPDLLDAGKEPWPGGTQHQLYTLGIELDRIEDEIRARPPSPDEAELLDIDPGVSVLTVRKTSIDTTGRVVEVADVVMPGDRTELVYSHHLLRWKT
- a CDS encoding precorrin-4 C11-methyltransferase, which encodes MTATIGRERTGWISLQLLLDRFARRDLAVKLDATRNGATQSILLSRVQLDRLIYELTYARLMMMTKGRPLESDDEHH
- a CDS encoding glycosyltransferase family 2 protein, producing MENLTQLVSVITPVHTPSIPYLADTYASLVKQEMPGGWDWQWLVQEDGQTGALVDVLPDDPRISVGSGRAGGPGVARTLALSRVSGELIKVLDADDQLTPGALARDIAAFDAHPQIGWTTSRVLDLLPDGSTAGWDKDPAGGLIARGAVLSFWQANDYRASVHPATLCLRRDLVFALGGWMALPASEDTGLLLAANAVSEGYFTREYGLLYRKWPGQVTGHAAHREPAEYQARMRIVEARANALASMLPHGLPLTPLA